The Mesorhizobium opportunistum WSM2075 DNA window GCGGCGAGACCGAGGATCTTCATCAGCGGCTTTTCGGTGTAGAAGGCGAGCTTGCGCTTGCCGGCTTTCGAGACGTTGATGCCGTCATCGGCGCGCAGTCGCACCGGCTGACCGTTCATGTCGGGGCCGCTGGTGATGAAGGCGCCGTTCTCGTCGACGAAGCCATCCCAGACATCGACGAACTCGCCGCCGTTCTTCTCGGCCGCCGAGTGGTAGATGTCGTTGAAGGCCAGCATGTCGGAGGTCATCTTCGACACCCGGAAGGCCGGCATGCCGACCCAAAGGAACGGCACCTTGGTGCTGGCGATGGCTTTGCCGAGTTCGTCGGTGCGGCGCTCGTATTCCTTGGTCCAGTTCTCGGACCGGGGTTGCTCGCGAACGTCCCCCACCATCATCTGCTGACGGTCGTTGGACCCCAGCATGACGACCACGGCGGCCGGTTTCTCGGTCTCGATCAGCGACTTGATCTGTTCGGGCCAATTGTAGACATCGTCGCGCACGAAACCGGACGAACCATTAGAGCGGACGACGATCCTGACGCCGGGATTCTCCGCGAAGGCGGTGTCCAGGCCTTCGGAGAGGCCGGTCGCCATGAAGTCGCCGACCACCAGGACGGTACGGGCAT harbors:
- a CDS encoding SGNH/GDSL hydrolase family protein, yielding MVSAARIAILVRRMPILILAIVLLVIGAASAFHAPAMAQEQQQNRGWSLRDLLFPRRSERFEPPPTIQKARPKAKKPRAPRPPAEPETPVVDKAPDARTVLVVGDFMATGLSEGLDTAFAENPGVRIVVRSNGSSGFVRDDVYNWPEQIKSLIETEKPAAVVVMLGSNDRQQMMVGDVREQPRSENWTKEYERRTDELGKAIASTKVPFLWVGMPAFRVSKMTSDMLAFNDIYHSAAEKNGGEFVDVWDGFVDENGAFITSGPDMNGQPVRLRADDGINVSKAGKRKLAFYTEKPLMKILGLAAPGSVAPAAAPAGAPVEAPAPAAAPIVIDRTVPMLLSDPALDGGTELLGAAPPAKANPALPGERLVIEGKAPAASPGRADDFSWPPKTSSAAAAASADTTTAIAP